A stretch of Miscanthus floridulus cultivar M001 chromosome 13, ASM1932011v1, whole genome shotgun sequence DNA encodes these proteins:
- the LOC136499274 gene encoding histone deacetylase 6-like — translation MSGRTSTISGEMAASGEGASLLSPAGGEDAHRRRVSYFYEPSIGDYYYGQGHPMKPHRIRMAHSLVVHYGLHRLLELSRPYPASEADIRRFHSDDYVAFLASATGNPGVLDPRAVKRFNVGEDCPVFDGLFPFCQASAGGSIGAAVKLNRGDADITVNWAGGLHHAKKSEASGFCYVNDIVLAILELLKFHRRVLYVDIDVHHGDGVEEAFFTTNRVMTVSFHKYGDFFPGTGHITDVGAAEGKHYALNVPLSDGIDDATFRDLFQCIIKKVMEVYQPDVVVLQCGADSLAGDRLGCFNLSVKGHADCLRFLRSYNVPMMVLGGGGYTIRNVARCWCYETAVAVGVEPDNKLPYNDYYEYFGPDYTLHIQPKSVENQNTTKDLENIKNMILENLSKIEHVSSTQFHDRPSDPEAPEEKEEDMDKRPPQRSRLWSGGAYDSDTEDPDNLKSESGDVTANLQMKDEPKNDL, via the exons ATGTCCGGGAGGACCTCAACCATCTCAGGCGAAATGGCGGCCTCCGGTGAGGGCGCGTCGCTGCTGTCTCCGGCGGGCGGGGAGGATGCGCACCGCCGCCGCGTGAGCTATTTCTACGAGCCGTCGATCGGTGACTACTACTACGGGCAAGGTCACCCGATGAAGCCCCACCGCATCCGCATGGCGCACTCGCTGGTGGTCCACTAcggcctccaccgcctcctcgaGCTCTCCCGCCCCTACCCGGCCTCTGAGGCCGACATCCGCCGCTTCCACTCCGACGACTACGTCGCCTTCCTCGCGTCCGCCACCGGAAACCCTGGTGTCCTCGACCCGCGCGCCGTTAAGCGCTTCAACGTCGGTGAGGACTGCCCCGTGTTCGACGGTCTCTTCCCCTTCTGCCAGGCCTCCGCGGGGGGAAGCATCGGCGCCGCCGTCAAGCTCAACCGCGGGGATGCCGACATCACCGTCAACTGGGCTGGCGGCCTCCACCACGCCAAGAAGAGCGAGGCCTCCGGGTTCTGCTACGTCAACGACATCGTCCTCGCCATCCTCGAGCTCCTCAAGTTCCACAGG CGTGTGCTATATGTagacattgatgtccaccatggAGATGGCGTGGAGGAGGCCTTCTTCACTACAAACCGAGTCATGACGGTTTCCTTTCACAAGTATGGGGATTTTTTCCCTGGTACTGGACATATCACTGACGTTGGGGCGGCCGAAGGGAAGCATTATGCGCTGAATGTTCCCCTGAGTGATGGTATCGATGATGCAACCTTTCGTGATCTGTTCCAATGCATCATTAAGAAAGTTATGGAGGTTTATCAGCCAGACGTGGTTGTCCTCCAATGCGGAGCGGACTCTTTGGCTGGAGACAGGCTAGGTTGCTTCAACCTGTCTGTGAAGGGTCATGCTGACTGCCTCCGCTTTCTTAGGTCGTACAATGTTCCTATGATGGTTTTAGGTGGTGGAGGTTACACCATCAGAAACGTTGCACGCTGCTGGTGCTACGAG ACCGCAGTTGCTGTTGGAGTTGAACCTGATAACAAGCTGCCATACAATGATTACTATGAATACTTCGGCCCCGATTATACTCTTCATATACaaccaaaaagtgttgaaaacCAGAATACTACAAAGGACTTGGAGAACATAAA GAACATGATATTGGAGAATCTGTCAAAGATAGAACATGTTTCCAGCACTCAATTCCATGACAGGCCATCAGACCCTGAAGCTCCAGAGGAG AAAGAGGAGGACATGGACAAGAGGCCACCTCAGCGCAGCAGATTATGGAGCGGAGGAGCTTATGACTCTGATACAGAGGATCCTGACAACCTTAAAAGTGAGAGCGGAGACGTAACTGCCAACTTGCAGATGAAG GATGAACCAAAAAATGATCTGTAG